The genomic window TTGCAGGCTGTCTTACGGTGAGGTGAGAAAATTCAGACATAATGACATGGCAGATCTTGAAAGAATTCTTGAGCAGAACAACGGGAGGGGAAAGCTCATCGTCGTTGACGGCGTCTTCAGCATGGAGGGGGATATCGTGAATCTGCCCAGGGTCGTGGAGCTTGCGAAGGCCCATGGCGCACGGCTTATGGTTGATGATGCTCATGGAATCGGCGTTCTGGGAAAGACGGGCAGAGGGACCGCCGAGCATTTCGGCCTTGAAGGTGAAGTTGATTTGATCATGGGAACCTATAGCAAATCCCTTGCATCCATAGGCGGGTTCATCTCGGGTTCTGAGGAAGTCGTCCATTACATTAAGCACTTTGCCCGCTCTCTTATCTTTAGTGCGAGTCCGCCTCCTGCCTCTGTTGCTGCCGTAAGTGCTGCCGTGGACATCATAGAGAATGAGCCTGAAAGGCTGGAAAGCCTCTGGAAAAATACGCGAAAGATGCTGGCAGGTCTCAAGGATCTCGGATTCGAGCTTGGACCGAGCGAGACGCCGATTATACCTATTCTCGTCGGTAATAATGAGACGGCCTTCAAGATGGCGATGATGCTTCAGGATGAAGGTGTGTTTGCAAATGTTGCTGTGAGTCCTGCTGTCCCTGAAGGAAGGGCACTCATAAGGACGAGCTATATGGCAACCCATACGGATGAGCAACT from Thermodesulfovibrionales bacterium includes these protein-coding regions:
- a CDS encoding pyridoxal phosphate-dependent aminotransferase family protein; the protein is MAVKKSTDIFEKCTRFTKAKELMSVGLYPYFRTIESAQDPEVSIGGRRMIMVGSNNYLGLTNHPKVKEAALSAIRKYGSGCAGSRFLNGTLTIHVELEEKLARFIRKEAALIFSTGFQVNLGVISALVGKDDIVIIDKMDHASIIDGCRLSYGEVRKFRHNDMADLERILEQNNGRGKLIVVDGVFSMEGDIVNLPRVVELAKAHGARLMVDDAHGIGVLGKTGRGTAEHFGLEGEVDLIMGTYSKSLASIGGFISGSEEVVHYIKHFARSLIFSASPPPASVAAVSAAVDIIENEPERLESLWKNTRKMLAGLKDLGFELGPSETPIIPILVGNNETAFKMAMMLQDEGVFANVAVSPAVPEGRALIRTSYMATHTDEQLDKVLNAFKKVGKAMGLIP